The Pseudomonadota bacterium DNA window GCCAAGATGCCTGCGTGTACTTTTGGGTGAAGGGTTTTCACCCGCCCATCCAGCATTTCTGGGAATCCGGTGTAGTCCCCAATTTCAGTTACGGCAATACCAGCTTTTGCGAGTGTTTCTGCTGTTCCGCCGGTAGATAAGATCCGGTAACCAATTCTTTTTAATGATTGGACAAACTCTACGATTCCAGTTTTATCGGAGACACTTATGAGAGCTTGCTTAGATGATAGCATGGCGCGTTTTTTAATTTAGATTGTTGCAAGAAGTTATAGAACATTAAATTTTTTCATTTTTGCTCTTAGCGTATTACGATTTAAGCCGAGCTTTTGTGCGGCTTCGCTTTGATTTCCATCGCTGCGTTTGAGAATGTCTTCGACGAGCGTTTTTTCGACTGTATCTATAACCATATTGTAGATCCCATGGGCTTTCTCACCTTCTAAGTCTTTAAAGTATGACTCAACGGCATGCTTCACGGCATTGGAAAGATCGGATTGCGTGCTCATGCTGCAAGTGACTCGATTATTGGGGCCTGTTGTTTTTCAATAGGGTTCATGAATTGAATTATGGCATCAGTTTGGGCTTTACCACTTTCAAGCATATTAAATGTTGTACGGAATGTATTTGCAGCAGGAAGGTTACCCAGATACCAACCCACATGTTTCCGTGCAAGTCTGACCGCGCGCGGCTCCCCGTAAAAATCATAAAGAGCAACGAGGTGCTCTAAAAGAATATTTTTGGTCTCATGAATCGTTGGTGGCGGTAGATGCTCCATGGTTTTGAGGTAGTGCGTAATTTCCCGAAAAATCCAGGGTCGACCTTGAGCCGCACGGCCAATCATTACTGCATCGGCACCTGTCACCTTCAAAACATGAAGCGCTTTCTCTGGTGAATCAACATCTCCGTTAGCAATGATCGGAATACCAACAGACGCTTTTACCGCTGCAATGGTTTCATATTCGGCCGCCCCATTGAAAAAATCATTCCTTGTACGTCCATGAATGGCCAGCGCTTGAATCCCACAGTCTTCAGCAATCTTTGCGATACGTGTTGCATTTTTCGAATCTTGATCCCATCCCGTACGTATTTTTAATGTTACGGGAACTTTGACTTCTCGAACGACGGAGCGGAGTATCAATGCGACTAAAGGCTCATCCCGTAGTAACGCTGAACCGGCTGCTGCTTTGCACACTTTTTTGGCGGGGCAACCCATGTTGATATCTATAATTTCAGCTCCTAAATCTACGTTCATTTTGGCTGCTTCAGCCATTTTTAAAGGGTCAATGCCTGCAATTTGAACTGTTCTCGGCGCCTCTTCGCCGCGGTGGTCGAGACGAAATTGGGTTTTTTGCGAACACCATAACTTGGTATCTGATGTAACCATTTCCGATACTGTAAGTGCAGCACCCAGTCGTCGACACAGGCTTCTAAAGGGCTGGTCCGTTACGCCGGCCATTGGGGCAGCGATTACAGGGGAAGTTAGGATGTAAGGACCAATTTTCATGAGAGATATTGTTTTTCTAATCTTAGATTCTAAAGGATCCAAAAGGATTTGAGAAAAACTTATAGTTTTAGTCCAAAAATTAATTGGCGAATGAGGATTCTTTTTGCGAGAGGCATTAAATCCAGCGCAAGCAGACCTAAGCCTCGCGCGCCTTTAATGCCTGTTACTTTGTTAGAAAATAAATGGTTTAGCCCTGCGCTGAAAAGAGTTGTTTGCAATCGATCCCATCGCCTTTTCTTACGGAATGCGCTGACTGTTTTATTACTGATAAGATTATCAATATGTGTGTGACGGCACACTTCCGCAAGATCCCAAGCGTCTCTGAACCCCAAATTTAAACCTTGAGCCGCAATGGGGTGCAGCGCTTGGGACGCATTACCGACGATCACAATTCCGCCGCGAGTTGGTTGTTCGGCGATTCGAGTTGCTAGCCCATAAGATTTTTTTTCGCGTAATGACGTGAACCGCCCACAGCGGTCCCCGAATGCATCTTGAAATTGCCTCAGAAATTTCTCGTCTGATTGATTCAATAATTCTTTCGTTTTAGTCGCTTTGACTGACCATACAAAAGCAAATTCATTTCCTCTTGGCAAAAGGGCGATAGGCCCAGTGTTGGTAAATCTTTCGTAAGCGACATCATGAGGCTTGTTGTCACTCGTGATAATCCCAACGATTGCATCATGGCCGTAGTCGATCGATTTCTTATGTTTTAGCCCAGCTATATTTAAGGACTGCCCTCCGTCCGCCATGACTATGAGGCGGGCAGCTATCGTTGTCGAGGTATTATTCATATCCAGTGTGATTTTTGAATGATCCTCAAATTTTTCTATAGATGTAGCGGTTGAGTCAAAGAATGTTTCAATATCTTGATTAGTTAACTCATTTCTTAGCCGTGGCAATAAATCTTTAAAACGAACCACAAAGCCTAGCTCCGTTAATCTGGCATCTGAAGCAGATACGACGCTTTGCCCAAAATTTCCTCGGTCTGATATATGTATGCTACGAATAGGAAATCGTTTTTCATCTTGTAACCAAGCATTGAGACGATTGAGAATGAGATAGCTATTCCAAGAAAGTGCTAGCGTGCGTCCATCGGATATTTCTGAATATTCGGATTGCGTTTCTAATACCGTTGTGGATAAGCCAATGTTTTTCATTGCGAGCGCGACAGCGCAGCCAACTGGGCCCCCGCCAATCACCACAACGTCATATGGTGCTCCTGGAGCCACGAGTTCAGCTCGACATGAGTGATTCGATATCGCTGATCGTTTTAGGTGCCCCAGAAGTGATGATTTCACACCCATTGCCCTTGTTGACGATTGCGTCATCTTCAATACGGATTCCGATATTCCAAAATCGTTCTGGAATGTCGGGTGCGCTGGTGATGTAGCAGCCTGGCTCTATGGTTAAGACCATACCGGGCTCAAGGGGTCTCCATTCACGACCGACCTTATAGCTCCCCACATCATGGACATCCATACCCAGCCAGTGCCCGGTTCTGTGCATGTAGTATCTAAAGTACTCACGTTTCTCTAAGACTTTATCGAGTGATCCATGACAGAGCTTGAGGTCAATAAAGCCTTGAGCCAGCACTTTGGTAGCTGCATCGTGCGGAGCTTGCCAGCTGTTGCCAGCTGAGGTGGCTTCTATTGCCGCGCTTTGGGCGGCTAACACGAGTTCGTATATTGCTTTTTGCGGTCCAGAGAATTTGCCATTGATGGGGAAGGTACGTGTAATGTCGGACGCGTAGCCATTTAGTTCACATCCTGCATCGATGAGCAACAAATCCCCAGCATTGAGCGCTGCATTGTTTTCTATATAGTGCAAGACGCACGCATTTTTCCCCCCTGCAACGATCGAGGTGTAAGCTGGAAACTGTGAGCCATTTTTTTTAAAATGATATAAAAGTTCCGCTTCAATTTCATATTCATACTTTCCTGGCTTGGTGGCAGTCATCGCAAACGCATGGGCTTCTGCGGATATTTTTGCTGCTCGTCGCATGGTGTCGAGTTCGCTCGGATCTTTAATGAGCCGCATCTCATCCATTATTCCTCTGACATCAATGAGCCCCGTTGGTGCAGCGATGCCTTCTCGAACACGAGATCGCGTCTGGTTAAGCCACCTCATCATTTGTTTGTCCCATTTAGCATCTACGCCTAATGGTGTGTAGATCATCTCTTTGTTTTCGATCAGTTGGGGTAGGATGCGATCTATTTCATCAATGGAGTGAGCTTCATCACAATGAAATAGGTTTTTCGCTGCCTCTGGCCCATAGCGAAAACCATTCCATATTTCTTTTTCTTCATTTTTGTTGCGACAAAAAAGAATTGAACGAGGAGTTTCGCCGCCGATGATGACAATTACAGATTCTGGTTCGCCAAACCCGGTTAGGTATTGGAAGTAACTGTCAAAACGATAGGGGAAGTGCGCGTCGTTGTTCCGAACAACTTCCTTGGCAGTGGGTATGACTGCAATGCCAGATTGTATGCTCTCTGCCAGCTTGCTGCGTCTGTGAACAAATCGAGTTTTCATATTTCTGGCCTGTTTAGCCTTTCCGTTGATCATCTAGTTGTTGTTGCATTAAATCGGCTAATGCGTTATTACCATCTGACTCGGTTGAACGAAGG harbors:
- a CDS encoding FAD-dependent monooxygenase — its product is MKSSLLGHLKRSAISNHSCRAELVAPGAPYDVVVIGGGPVGCAVALAMKNIGLSTTVLETQSEYSEISDGRTLALSWNSYLILNRLNAWLQDEKRFPIRSIHISDRGNFGQSVVSASDARLTELGFVVRFKDLLPRLRNELTNQDIETFFDSTATSIEKFEDHSKITLDMNNTSTTIAARLIVMADGGQSLNIAGLKHKKSIDYGHDAIVGIITSDNKPHDVAYERFTNTGPIALLPRGNEFAFVWSVKATKTKELLNQSDEKFLRQFQDAFGDRCGRFTSLREKKSYGLATRIAEQPTRGGIVIVGNASQALHPIAAQGLNLGFRDAWDLAEVCRHTHIDNLISNKTVSAFRKKRRWDRLQTTLFSAGLNHLFSNKVTGIKGARGLGLLALDLMPLAKRILIRQLIFGLKL
- a CDS encoding aminopeptidase P N-terminal domain-containing protein, which codes for MKTRFVHRRSKLAESIQSGIAVIPTAKEVVRNNDAHFPYRFDSYFQYLTGFGEPESVIVIIGGETPRSILFCRNKNEEKEIWNGFRYGPEAAKNLFHCDEAHSIDEIDRILPQLIENKEMIYTPLGVDAKWDKQMMRWLNQTRSRVREGIAAPTGLIDVRGIMDEMRLIKDPSELDTMRRAAKISAEAHAFAMTATKPGKYEYEIEAELLYHFKKNGSQFPAYTSIVAGGKNACVLHYIENNAALNAGDLLLIDAGCELNGYASDITRTFPINGKFSGPQKAIYELVLAAQSAAIEATSAGNSWQAPHDAATKVLAQGFIDLKLCHGSLDKVLEKREYFRYYMHRTGHWLGMDVHDVGSYKVGREWRPLEPGMVLTIEPGCYITSAPDIPERFWNIGIRIEDDAIVNKGNGCEIITSGAPKTISDIESLMSS
- a CDS encoding Fis family transcriptional regulator; the protein is MSTQSDLSNAVKHAVESYFKDLEGEKAHGIYNMVIDTVEKTLVEDILKRSDGNQSEAAQKLGLNRNTLRAKMKKFNVL
- the dusB gene encoding tRNA dihydrouridine synthase DusB gives rise to the protein MSLMKIGPYILTSPVIAAPMAGVTDQPFRSLCRRLGAALTVSEMVTSDTKLWCSQKTQFRLDHRGEEAPRTVQIAGIDPLKMAEAAKMNVDLGAEIIDINMGCPAKKVCKAAAGSALLRDEPLVALILRSVVREVKVPVTLKIRTGWDQDSKNATRIAKIAEDCGIQALAIHGRTRNDFFNGAAEYETIAAVKASVGIPIIANGDVDSPEKALHVLKVTGADAVMIGRAAQGRPWIFREITHYLKTMEHLPPPTIHETKNILLEHLVALYDFYGEPRAVRLARKHVGWYLGNLPAANTFRTTFNMLESGKAQTDAIIQFMNPIEKQQAPIIESLAA